The DNA sequence TGTCCCTTGGCCACGCAGTACTGGATCAATGTGGGGTCGAACTCCGGTATGCCTTGACTGTGTTTCTGGGTTAACCAACACCTTACCCGTGCTCATGGGATTTACAAATTGGTAACCGGCTCAAAATAACATAGACAGATAGACCCACCTCAGACACTACTACAGCTAGACCCAGTTCAACTACTGCTACATCTTGTTACAGTGCAACTGATAGAGGCAGTCACAGTATCACCGTTACTACAGCTGGTCCCAGTACAACCACTACCACTGGTAGACCCAGTACAACCAGTACTACAACTAGACCTCCTACAACCACTACTACAGCTAGACCCAGTACACCCGCTACTACAGCTAGACCCAGTACACCCGCTACTACAGCTAGACCCAGTACAACCACTACTACAGCTAGACCCAGTACAACCAGTACTACAGCTAGACTCAATACACCCGCTACTACAGCTAGACCCAGTTCTGCAGCCAGACTCAATACAGCCAGTACTACAACTAGACAGAGTACAACCAGTACAACAGCTAGACCCAGTACAACCAGTTCTACAGCTAGACCCAGCACAACCACTACTACAGCTAGACTCAATACAACCAGTACTACAGCTAGACCCAGCACAACCACTACTACAGCTAGACCCAGTACAACCACTACTACAGCTAGACAGAGTACAACCAGTACTACAGCTAGACCCAGTACAACCAGTACTACAGCTAGACCCAGCACAACCACTACTACAGCTAGACTCAATACAACCAGTACTACAGCTAGACCCAGTACAACCACTACTACAGCTAGACCCAGTACATCCAGTACTACAGCTAGACCCAGTACAACCAGTACTACAGCTAGACTCAATACAACCAGTACTACAGCTAGACTCAGCACAACCAGTACTACAGCTAGACCCAGTACAACCAGTACTACAGCTAGACCCAGTACAACCGCTACTACAGCTAGACTCAATACAACCAGTACTACAGCTAGACTCAATACAACCAGTACTACAGTTAGACCCAGTACAACCAGTACTACAGCTAGACCCAGTACAACCAGTACTACAGCTAGACTCAATACAACCAGTACTACAGCTAGACCCAGTACACCCGCTACTACAGCTAGACTCAATACAACCAGTACTACAGCTAGACCCAGTACAACCACTACTACAGCTAGACTCAATACAACCAGTACTACAGCTAGACTCAGTACACCCGCTACTACAGCTAGACTCAGTACACCCGCTACTACAGCTAGACTCAGCACAACCAGTACTACAGCTAGACCCAGTACAACCAGTACTACAGCTAGACTCAGTACACCCGCTACTACAGCTAGACTCAGTACACCCGCTACTACAGCTAGACTCAGCACAACCAGTACTACAGCTAGACCCAGTACAACCAGTACTACAGCTAGACTCAATACAACCAGTACTACAGCTAGACTCAATACAACCAGTACTACAGCTAGACTCAATACAACCAGTACTACAGCTAGACCCAGTACAACCAGTACTACAGCTAGACCCAGTACAACCACTACTACAGCTAGACCCAGTACAACCACTACTACAGCTAGACTCAATACAACCAGTATTACAGCTAGACTCAGCACAACCAGTACTACAGCTAGACCCAGTACAACCAGTACTACAGCTAGACCCAGTACAACCAGTACTACAGCTAGACCCAGTACAACCAGTACTACAGCTAGACCAAGTACAACCAGTACTACAGCTAGACTCAATACAACCAGTACTACAGCTAGACTCAATACAACCAGTACTACAGCTAGACTCAGCACAACCAGTACTACAGCTAGACCCAGTACAACCAGTACTACAGCTAGACCCAGTACAACCACTACTACAGCTAGACCCAGTACAACCAGTACTACAGCTAGACCCAGTACAACCAGTACTACAGCTAGACTCAATACAACCAGTACTACAGCTAGACTCAATACAACCAGTACTACAGCTAGACTCAGCACAACCAGTACTACAGCTAGACCCAGTACAACCAGTACTACAGCTAGACCCAGTACAACCAGTACTACAGCTAGACCCAGTACATCCAGTACTACAGCTAGACCCAGTACAACCAGTACTACAGCTAGACTCAATACAACCAGTACTACAGCTAGACCCAGTACAACCAGTACTACAGCTAGACCCAGTACAACCAGTACTACAGCTAGACCCAGTACATCCAGTACTACAGCTAGACCCAGTACAACCAGTACTACAGCTAGACCCAGTACACCCGCTACTACAGC is a window from the Haliotis asinina isolate JCU_RB_2024 chromosome 9, JCU_Hal_asi_v2, whole genome shotgun sequence genome containing:
- the LOC137297188 gene encoding citrate transporter CitP-like, giving the protein MSVRNVKKQQCYTLHVVRTRSAVAAVVLGLAVVAGVLGLAVVLVVLGLAVVLDVLGLAVVLVVLGLAVVLVVLGLAVVLVVLSLAVVLVVLGLAVVLDVLGLAVVLVVLGLAVVLVVLGLAVVLVVLSLAVVLVVLSLAVVLVVLSLAVVLVVLGLAVVLVVLGLAVVVVVLGLAVVLVVLGLAVVLVVLSLAVVLVVLSLAVVLVVLSLAVVLVVLGLAVVLVVLGLAVVLVVLGLAVVLVVLGLAVVLVVLSLAVILVVLSLAVVVVVLGLAVVVVVLGLAVVLVVLGLAVVLVVLSLAVVLVVLSLAVVLVVLSLAVVLVVLGLAVVLVVLSLAVVAGVLSLAVVAGVLSLAVVLVVLGLAVVLVVLSLAVVAGVLSLAVVAGVLSLAVVLVVLSLAVVVVVLGLAVVLVVLSLAVVAGVLGLAVVLVVLSLAVVLVVLGLAVVLVVLGLTVVLVVLSLAVVLVVLSLAVVAVVLGLAVVLVVLGLAVVLVVLSLAVVLVVLSLAVVLVVLGLAVVLDVLGLAVVVVVLGLAVVLVVLSLAVVVVVLGLAVVLVVLGLAVVLVVLCLAVVVVVLGLAVVVVVLGLAVVLVVLSLAVVVVVLGLAVELVVLGLAVVLVVLCLVVVLAVLSLAAELGLAVVAGVLSLAVVLVVLGLAVVVVVLGLAVVAGVLGLAVVAGVLGLAVVVVVGGLVVVLVVLGLPVVVVVLGPAVVTVIL